A genomic segment from Dendropsophus ebraccatus isolate aDenEbr1 chromosome 7, aDenEbr1.pat, whole genome shotgun sequence encodes:
- the LRRTM1 gene encoding leucine-rich repeat transmembrane neuronal protein 1 yields the protein MTCILFQYDVDIGNDFNGHSRENLETYLLMDFLLIGLCLNWMLRKPPGLILCALGIFIKMLPLVNSGCPRVCRCEGRFLYCESQNVTELPGNLSGAMGLSLRYNSMAELQDGQFAGLMQLTWLYLDHNHIETVEVNAFQKLRRVKELTLSANKITHLANHTFRPLPNLRSLDLSNNNIQALAPDLFHGLRKLTSLQLRYNAIQFVPVRIFQDCRSLEFLDLGYNQLKSLARNSFAGLFKLAELHLEHNDLVKVNLAHFPRLLSLHSLFMRKNKVTIVVNSLDWVWKLTKMDLSGNEIEYIEPHVFESVPHLESLHLDSNRLTYIDSRILSSWKSLTSITLAGNSWDCGRNVCALASWLSNFKGRYDGNMLCTTPEYAQGEDVLDAVYAFHLCEDPADPTSANAISTAFNNSDRNAHNSATLTTTTTTYDVQDTEGEKTTDNLMATLPSEHPENTVQIHKVVTGTMALIFSFLIVVLMLYVSWKCFPASLRQLRQCFVTQRRKQKQKQTMHQMAAMSAQEYYVDYKPNHIEGALVIINEYGSCSCHQQPARECEV from the coding sequence ATGACAtgtattttattccaatatgATGTAGACATTGGGAACGATTTCAATGGACATTCTCGAGAAAATTTGGAAACGTATCTGCTAATGGATTTCCTTCTCATTGGTCTCTGTTTAAACTGGATGTTGAGAAAGCCCCCGGGGTTAATACTGTGCGCACTGGGCATATTTATTAAGATGCTTCCCCTGGTGAATAGCGGCTGTCCGCGCGTGTGTCGCTGCGAGGGCAGATTTTTGTACTGTGAATCCCAGAATGTAACGGAGCTGCCTGGCAACCTGTCGGGTGCGATGGGCTTGTCTCTGCGGTACAACAGCATGGCTGAGCTGCAAGACGGACAGTTCGCAGGGTTAATGCAACTCACGTGGCTCTATCTGGATCACAATCACATAGAAACAGTGGAAGTCAATGCCTTTCAAAAACTGCGTCGGGTCAAAGAACTCACGCTCAGTGCCAATAAAATAACACATCTGGCCAACCACACGTTCCGACCCTTGCCAAACCTACGCAGTTTGGATCTATCCAACAACAACATACAAGCCTTGGCGCCGGATCTTTTCCATGGTCTACGCAAACTGACCAGCCTACAGTTGCGTTACAATGCCATCCAGTTTGTGCCAGTGAGGATCTTTCAGGACTGTCGCAGTCTGGAGTTCCTGGACTTGGGATACAATCAGCTGAAGAGCTTGGCCCGTAACTCTTTTGCAGGCTTATTCAAGCTTGCCGAGCTCCACCTGGAGCACAATGACTTAGTCAAGGTGAATTTAGCTCATTTCCCCAGACTCCTCTCTTTGCATTCCCTCTTCATGAGGAAGAACAAAGTCACCATTGTAGTTAACTCTTTGGACTGGGTGTGGAAACTAACTAAAATGGATCTCTCTGGCAACGAGATCGAGTACATCGAACCTCATGTTTTTGAAAGTGTACCTCATCTGGAATCCCTGCACCTAGATTCCAATCGCCTCACCTACATCGATTCTAGGATCCTCAGTTCTTGGAAATCTCTTACCAGCATCACCCTGGCTGGCAACAGCTGGGACTGTGGACGTAACGTGTGTGCCTTGGCCTCCTGGCTGAGCAACTTCAAGGGTAGGTACGATGGCAACATGCTGTGTACCACCCCTGAGTATGCACAAGGAGAGGATGTCCTGGATGCTGTCTATGCTTTCCACCTATGTGAGGACCCAGCAGATCCCACCAGTGCTAATGCCATTTCTACAGCTTTCAACAACAGTGACCGAAATGCCCACAATAGTGccaccctcaccaccaccaccaccacctacgaCGTACAGGATACAGAAGGAGAAAAGACTACAGATAACCTTATGGCCACCCTGCCCAGTGAGCACCCTGAAAACACTGTCCAGATCCATAAGGTAGTCACGGGGACTATGGCGTTGATTTTCTCCTTCCTCATTGTGGTTTTGATGTTGTACGTTTCTTGGAAGTGTTTTCCGGCCAGTCTCAGACAGTTGAGGCAGTGCTTTGTGACACAACGCAGGAAGCAAAAGCAAAAACAGACTATGCATCAAATGGCTGCAATGTCTGCCCAGGAATACTATGTAGATTACAAACCCAACCACATTGAGGGAGCTTTGGTAATCATAAACGAATATGGTTCTTGTTCCTGTCACCAGCAGCCCGCCAGGGAGTGTGAGGTGTGA